In Xylocopa sonorina isolate GNS202 chromosome 4, iyXylSono1_principal, whole genome shotgun sequence, the sequence CACGCCAACAAAACGTAATTTTCGATGATGAGAACCAAGACTTTTACTGGAGCTCAGTGATCTATTTCCATTATATCGCAATTGAGACGTAGTTGTCATTGCGTAAGATTTCAGATGAGACTTAATGGATTTAGGCAATGGAAGCTGATCAATACCATAAACAGTTGTTCTCGCAACTATCGCACGACAAGCGAGTTCTTGAAGACTGAGAACTAAAAAGGCAAAGTTGTATTTATGTTGGATTTTTATAATCCATTATATAGTTGAAATTGAAATGCGTTACCTTTATTAGATCGCCATAATCTTTCCATACCATTACGATGTAAAGCCATTCGCGAGAGTTCAGAAAAGCTTTCACGAATGTTAAAATCACAGAGAGGTGAAACTTCAAAAAATGCCATATGATTTTTAGCTGCATATGCTTCAGCATCACGTTCTCCCACTTGTCTTTTAAAAGCTAAATGTAGGCGGTTGCCGACAAGCACTTTTGGTACTCCAGGAGCATGCTATAAGTTAGATACATAAATAAAATTACTTACAATGATCATAGTTTAAAAATAAacataaaatttaattttatagcaattcaattttatttgtgttaattaatttaataatgaATATTGTTCTGGTTCATTTTCAATATAAAGTTATTTATGATGTAAAGCTAGTACTTGAATGATTCATACAAACAATACAAGTCAAATCTTCCTTTTTGTAGTTGATGAAACCAATTTAAGAGAAATAACAATATTATAACAAAAAGACAAATGGTTCAATTGAACTACATTTTTATTATCTTATGCTCGCTAATTTGCATAAAAGAATGTTAAGGTAAAATGGTTGAAAAATGATTACGGACTGTAAGATATTTTACAAAATACCTAAAAAGAATGGATACAAGATTAAATTTAATTCGGTTATGAAATATTAAAAGTTTAATACAAAGATATTTCAGCATCTCACTCAATATGGGTATTTGTACTACGTACTTCACAAACCAATAACTTTCCAATTTCTTTGTTTTAATGTTTATGCACACGGAATAACAAAAAGGGTACTTGATGTATAATTGTAAAACGTGTTGTATTATTGTGTATGTATTATTGCATTTATGAAAGCATATGATTCttctaataaatataataaaataatctTTTTTATGCATTGTTATATTCTTCTAATGTAATTTTCCAATTGTAGTTATAAAGAAGATATGACTTGTTCACTTGCATATATCATTCTAtaaagctaaagtaaaataaaaaataaagtgTTAATTAAATATacgtataatattaatattaaatatatatgaattaatttttatataccTCCTCAACTTCCTTTAACCATCTATCAATGCCATCAAAAGACCATTTATTTGTaatatcatagactaaaaatataccTTGAGCCCCACGAGAATAGGATCTGATTATTGTACAAAATCTACCTTGACCTGACGTATCCCATAATTGTAACTTTACTCTTTTTCCATCCAGTAAAATAGTAGTAGTTTTATATGCTGGAAAATACGATGTACATATTCTTTTATTATCTACTGAATAAATATATCTGCACTTGCTACATAATAAATTTGAAAGAAAACTGTATATAAATacaaataaaaaacaaaatttaTAACAATGATGTATTATGTTTTTAATTGAATAATCTGACTGAAATTTTTTAATACAGGCATTAATTTTCACTGCGCTTAAAGCAttgtatttaaaaaaagaaatgaaacatATGCTTTTTACTTCTTTGTAAAAATATGTAATCGAAGTTCTTATAAATGATGCATTTTAAAAGCTAATAATTATGAACTTAATACTTTGTTCATTGATCAAAATTAAACTCATGTTTATATGCACAAACATTGTTGACCTGTAACAAGTTAATGCTTAAGTTTGTGCATTTGTATTTGCACTttcttattcaatttttaagCTTCAAAAAGAGTCTTGTATTGTGGTTAATTATATTCTAACAAATTCATCATATTAAGAGCCCATAGTATGCATATAAATTTTAAGGTAAATATTATAAAgaatacaatatatataacttattaaatatatataagtttttaataaatatattaaatagaATAAGTTTATCAGtttgtttaaatatttttatataaactTAATTAGATATTCTGATTTTAATATTCCATGCAAAAATAGCTAACAACATAAAATGGGGTTTGTTTCAAACTGCCAATCAACAAAATATTAAGATGTTTTACTATTAGTACAATGTAATTCTCTATTGATATGTAGAAatacatagaaattcagaaaagTTTAGCTAGACATCTAAAGAAATAAAGATTCAGTTCTTTgtccttaaaatgcagacacgCATAATTTTATGCAACAAGTTAGAAATCATCGTAATGTGATgagtttaaatattttatactcgAAGAATTACAATGAAAAATAACTTTTACTAATGATGTATTATAATTACTAAGAACTAATATCATTGGCTCAAAGGTAAGGAGTGATAAATAATATATCACTCTCctaaaattaattttgaaatcAATACAAAATTTGCTTGATTCAACGATTTGACAAATACAGGTACTTTTCTCTTATTTAATATACATAATGTGTAATTCAAACTAATTTCATGAATCGATTTAGATGACAACATTTTGATCCAGGTTCAATAGTcttataatataaattaatatcAAAGTATTGTTTTAGTAAGATTGCTCAATATACGCAGAGCATGTATAGAAGCATATAAGTCAGAGACGAACAAGTAAACAATTTTTGTAAAACTTGCTTCTTTGGTAAAGTCTTGCAACACAACCATAATTCTATGTCAGTTAATGTACTTATTATGAATGGAATAAGGTTAACTGAATTATTTATGgtacgtgaaaaaaaaaagacagaaaGCAGAGAAAATTTTCAGTCGAAATAATAGTAAGAAAGATCAAAGAATACCACTGCCGCTGCAAAACGGAGATTCAGCAGCACCATCTTCAAGCCCACTCAAGATCTCTTGTTTCCCAACGTCACTGTCGCCCACCAGCAAAAATTTGAGTAGGTAATCGTATTGTTTTTCTTGACGAGACTTTGTTGCGCTGGCCTCACCTGCAGCCATAATATTCCTGTATTGCAAATCCTGAGCATACTGCAGGCAAACCTCTAAACACTGATCGCCCCTTTAACGTTTCCTTTTTTATTTAGGACGGATAAACTTTTCTAATGTATCTTTCCTTGCGAGTCAAACCATACTGCACTTAACTACGGTCTCCTTTTAAAGCGTCGATAACGCTTCTCTGTTACGTTTTCTCATCGACAACTTTTCTACCTTTAAGTAAAATCATAACAAAACAAGAACGAAATCCATTTTCCACTGTACTGTCTATTCCGTGTTCAACTGTTTAGTCGAGATATGTGTTACTACATTTTCCGAAGGTCAAGTATGTTCGGTGCCCGTGTAACCAGTCATTATTAAAAGACCTGGACATTTCTACTAAAATCTGTAATCTAAACGAAGATTTAAAAAGGTCTCGCTAGCGGCGCTGATGTTACACTTTTTCATGTCTAACCGGCGCTTCTTAATTTTACTTAAGTCACGACTATGGAATTGGCAAGCATGATTAAGTTCAGTGATGGCGTGTAAAGTCACTAGCAATGATTTTATCACTAACAGTGATTTATTACAGTGGTCGCACGATAGTCACATTTATAGACGTAATTTAACTTCGTTTACTATGGCTGTGATTGTGTACTTcgctagttttattgtaatttcttgtatattttagtttcattgtaatttattgtatatttcagtagttttattgtaatttcttgtatattttaggttcattgtaatttattgtatatttcagtagttttattgtaatttattgtatattataggtttattgtaatttattgtatatttcagtagttttattgtaatttattgtatattataggtttattgtaatttattgtatatttcagtagttttattgtaatttcttgtatattttaggttcattgtaatttattgtaatttcttatatatctcagtagttttattggaatttcttatatatttcccgctttaggtaagagagagaaagacgctataagaaagagtgagatagatgaTGGTGACCCTACTCTAGAACCCT encodes:
- the Rab40 gene encoding RAS oncogene family member Rab40 — translated: MAAGEASATKSRQEKQYDYLLKFLLVGDSDVGKQEILSGLEDGAAESPFCSGSAYKTTTILLDGKRVKLQLWDTSGQGRFCTIIRSYSRGAQGIFLVYDITNKWSFDGIDRWLKEVEEHAPGVPKVLVGNRLHLAFKRQVGERDAEAYAAKNHMAFFEVSPLCDFNIRESFSELSRMALHRNGMERLWRSNKVLSLQELACRAIVARTTVYGIDQLPLPKSIKSHLKSYAMTTTSQLRYNGNRSLSSSKSLGSHHRKLRFVGVGYNGLSTPGSSPGSITDSRTSCVGRNSCAIS